A window of the Bradyrhizobium diazoefficiens genome harbors these coding sequences:
- a CDS encoding S26 family signal peptidase — protein sequence MMFAGAGALLAPTVLDLTPLYVWNASESVPIGLYRLQPAEKLFVTELLAVQPPEPLATFLDVSGYLPAGIPMLKRVLALPGQTVCRTGLAVTVDAIEMGEARDRDGRGRPLPKWQGCRVVGEGELFVMNRQSAGSLDGRYFGFLPASAVLGRALPVWTWED from the coding sequence ATGATGTTCGCCGGCGCTGGTGCCCTTCTCGCACCGACGGTTCTCGACCTGACACCACTCTACGTCTGGAATGCATCTGAGAGCGTGCCGATCGGCCTGTATCGTTTGCAGCCTGCGGAAAAGCTGTTCGTGACCGAGCTGCTCGCCGTTCAGCCGCCGGAGCCGCTTGCAACCTTCCTCGACGTGAGCGGCTATCTGCCGGCCGGGATCCCGATGCTCAAGCGCGTGCTGGCGCTTCCGGGGCAGACCGTCTGTAGAACCGGGCTCGCAGTGACCGTCGACGCGATCGAAATGGGCGAGGCAAGAGATCGCGATGGCCGCGGCCGTCCCCTCCCGAAATGGCAGGGTTGCCGCGTCGTCGGCGAGGGCGAACTCTTTGTCATGAACCGGCAATCCGCCGGCTCGCTGGACGGAAGATACTTCGGCTTTCTGCCGGCATCCGCCGTCCTTGGGCGTGCGCTCCCCGTGTGGACCTGGGAGGACTGA